The Paenibacillus segetis genome includes the window TGATCAAAGTATCTATACCCTTATACTGAAAAAGAGCATTTCATTCAGGAGTTGAATTACTCCAATATCCGATTTTCTACATCCTTCATGTTGTTTTGTTGATCTGTTTCTCGATTTTGCCCGGTGAACTCCTGTCCTTGCTCTGTAGGAGCATCCCCGCTGACACTTCGCGCAAAATTGGTAAACAGCGCTTTTTTAGCATCAATTTCATGTTTCTTGTGTAAAAGTTCCTGTGGGTCATTGGTAAGTTTGCCCGAATGATCTGTAGCCATAAATATCCCTCCTTGGCAAAGTGATATGGGTATTATACCCCGTTGGTAACTTTTCCAAACGAAGAAGAGAGGATGGTTCGCTTGCCCACTATCTACTTCTTAGCCGCAGCATATCGCTTATTAACTTCATCCCAATTGACGACGTTCCAGAAGGCTGCGATGTAGTCAGGCCGTTTGTTCTGATATTTCAAGTAATAAGCATGTTCCCATACATCGAGACCGAGGATCGGGGTCTGGCCATCAGAGAGTGGGTTATCCTGGTTAGCTGTGCTCGTTACGGCGAGCTTACCATCTTTATTGACTACGAGCCAGGCCCAGCCACTTCCGAAACGGGTTGTTGCAGCTTTGGCAAAGTCTTCTTTAAATTTTTCAAATCCACCAAGTTCGCTGTCGATTGCTGCCTTAATCGGGCCATTTGGGGCACCTCCACCACCTGGTCCGATGATACTCCAGAATAGAGTATGGTTGGCGTGTCCACCACCATTGTTCCGCACTGCCGTGCGGATGTTCTCAGGCACATCACTCAGATGGATGAGTAGTTCTTCTACGCTTTTACTTTGAAGTTCGGGTGCATTCTC containing:
- a CDS encoding superoxide dismutase, translating into MSHQLPSLPYPANALEPYIDEQTMIIHHDRHHNTYVTNLNAALENAPELQSKSVEELLIHLSDVPENIRTAVRNNGGGHANHTLFWSIIGPGGGGAPNGPIKAAIDSELGGFEKFKEDFAKAATTRFGSGWAWLVVNKDGKLAVTSTANQDNPLSDGQTPILGLDVWEHAYYLKYQNKRPDYIAAFWNVVNWDEVNKRYAAAKK